The Podospora bellae-mahoneyi strain CBS 112042 chromosome 7, whole genome shotgun sequence genome includes a window with the following:
- the ATP16 gene encoding delta subunit of the central stalk of mitochondrial F1F0 ATP synthase, atp16 (EggNog:ENOG503P4C9; COG:C; BUSCO:EOG092657H8): MNSLRIARAAIRARPALLRAPVQRRGYAEAVSDKIKLSLSLPHQAVYKSQDVVQVNIPAESGEMGVLANHVPSIEQLKPGIVEIIEESGNKQFFLSGGFAVVQPNSVLSINAVEGFPLEDFSAEAVRSQIAEAQKVASGSGSEQEIAEAKIELEVLETLQAHLK; this comes from the exons atgaaCTCCCTTCGCATTGCCCGCGCCGCCATCCGGGCTCGCCCGGCTCTTCTCCGCGCCCCCGTCCAGCGCAGAGGCTACGCCGAGGCCGTCAGCGACAAG ATCAAGCTTAGCTTGTCGCTTCCCCACCAG GCCGTCTACAAGTCCCAGGATGTCGTCCAGGTCAACATCCCCGCCGAGTCGGGTGAGATGGGTGTCCTCGCCAACCACGTTCCTTCGATCGAGCAGCTGAAGCCCGGTATCGTCGAGATCATTGAGGAGAGCGGCAACAAGCAGTTCTTCC TTTCCGGTGGTTTTGCCGTTGTTCAGCCCAACTCCGTTCTGAGCATCAACGCCGTCGAGGGCTTCCCCCTTGAGGACTTCAGCGCCGAGGCTGTCCGCAGCCAGATTGCTGAGGCGCAAAAGGTTgccagcggcagcggcagcgagcaggagattgccgaggccaagattgagctTGAG GTCCTCGAGACTCTCCAGGCCCACCTCAAGTAG